A genome region from Pristis pectinata isolate sPriPec2 chromosome 40, sPriPec2.1.pri, whole genome shotgun sequence includes the following:
- the LOC127587395 gene encoding LOW QUALITY PROTEIN: protein limb expression 1 homolog (The sequence of the model RefSeq protein was modified relative to this genomic sequence to represent the inferred CDS: deleted 4 bases in 4 codons) — protein sequence MGWGSGGTPGVRGHELRRGRALCLGSGVVNRGLGPGVGSQPGSPEVCVASFPQLCPTKAEARRSAAKIALMNSVFNEHPSRRINESFIEKSVSEALACFSGNRDEADIPNTGIGAFRFMLESNKGKSMLEFQELMTVFQLLHWNGSLKAMRERQCSRQEVLAHYSHRALDDDMRTHMAMDWASREQEAAGVIGHELASAERELEEARLAGKELRFYKEKKDILALAMGQLSPNPAPAAERDLEGGAIGSWRPLAGHSLRPPGPSLNDRGGSGGERPAAPLPAPPGPDPRARPRSPHERGGHRLRRKGCSFLVRTAACIYRAQCYLRF from the exons ATGGGCTGG GGGTCAGGAGGTACGCCTGGGGTCAGGGGTCATGAACTGCGTCGGGGTCGGGCACTGTGCCTAGGGTCAGGCGTTGTGAACCGAGGTCTGGGGCCAGGGGTCGGGTCGCAACCGGGGTCACCTGAGGTGTGCGTTGCCTCGTTCCCCCAGCTCTGCCCCACCAAGGCGGAGGCCAGGCGCAGCGCGGCCAAGATCGCCCTGATGAACTCCGTCTTCAACGAGCACCCGTCCCGCAGGATCAACGAGAGCTTCATCGAGAAGAGCGTGTCCGAGGCCCTGGCCTGCTTCAGT GGCAACCGGGACGAAGCGGACATTCCCAACACGGGCATCGGGGCCTTCCGCTTCATGCTGGAGTCCAACAAGGGGAAGTCCATGCTGGAGTTCCAG GAGCTGATGACCGTGTTTCAGCTGCTGCACTGGAACGGGAGTCTGAAGGCCATGAGAGAGCGGCAGTGTTCCCGGCAG GAAGTGCTTGCTCACTACTCCCAC CGGGCTCTGGACGATGACATG CGGACACACATGGCGATGGACTGGGCGAGCCGGGAGCAGGAGGCGGCGGGGGTCATCGGCCACGAA CTGGCCTCGGCAGAGAGGGAGCTGGAGGAGGCGCGGCTGGCGGGCAAGGAGCTGCGC TTCTACAAGGAGAAGAAGGACATCCTGGCACTGGCCATGGGCCAGTTGTCTCCAAACCCAGCACCAGCTGCTGAGAGAGACCTGGAGGGGGGCGCCATCGGCAGCTGGCGGCCGCTCGCGGGCCATTCCCTGCGTCCGCCGGGGCCCTCCCTCAACGACCGGGGGGGGAGCGGAGGCGAGCGCCCAGCCGCACCTCTGCCCGCGCCCCCAGGTCCTGACCCCCGCGCTCGCCCCCGTTCTCCCCACGAGCGGGGAGGTCATCGCCTCCGGCGGAAGGGCTGCAGCTTTCTGGTGCGCACGGCCGCCTGTATTTACCGAGCTCAGTGTTATTTACGTTTTTGA